In Vigna angularis cultivar LongXiaoDou No.4 chromosome 8, ASM1680809v1, whole genome shotgun sequence, one DNA window encodes the following:
- the LOC108345365 gene encoding CASP-like protein 4D1 has translation MVTKSVTNSILALRIVALATSAASMALLVTNTYKFQDGAEVKYQDFYSYSLVVAIAAISCAYSIVQLPFAVYYAIRHMRLINNGFLPKFDLYADQVISMCLGGAIGGGFALSVELKKFIEDSVEASDDFKGTYNKLLIRGFISSAFLLVTFLSMAVLSFISSNIRLRKQPNPF, from the exons ATGGTAACCAAAAGTGTGACTAACTCGATCCTTGCGTTGAGGATAGTTGCTCTTGCAACTTCAGCTGCATCAATGGCCTTACTCGTTACCAACACCTACAAATTTCAAGACGGTGCAGAGGTCAAATATCAAGATTTCTATTCATACAG CCTTGTGGTAGCTATTGCAGCAATTTCGTGTGCATATTCTATAGTTCAGCTTCCATTTGCCGTATACTATGCAATACGACACATGAGGCTCATAAACAATGGATTCTTGCCAAAATTTGACTTATATGCAGACCAG GTAATTAGTATGTGTCTTGGCGGAGCCATTGGTGGTGGTTTTGCACTGTCTGTGGAATTAAAGAAGTTCATCGAGGATAGTGTCGAAGCTTCGGATGATTTTAAGGGCACATACAACAAGCTTTTGATTCGAGGATTCATTTCTTCTGCTTTTCTTCTCGTCACCTTCTTGTCCATGGCTGTCCTTTCATTCATTTCCTCCAACATTCGACTCAGAAAGCAACCCAATCCCTTCTAa